The Thermodesulfobacteriota bacterium region CGACTCGTCCACCGCCAGATCGTAGATCGATTCGAGATCCGGATTGTCCCCGAACCAGAAGATTTCCATGCCGCTTTCGTTGAAGACGCGGACGATGCCCCGGTCAACCACGTAAGTTTCGTCATGGACCCTGTCCACGCGGATCCTGACGTCGCTGTATGGGACTTTCCCGTGGAAATCCGCGAGGCTGTAAAGGAAGGTGGAGGCGACTTCCGCGCCGGCGCGCACCGGGAGAAAGGCAAGGACCAGGAAAGCTGCAAGGACGAGGACCGGAATTTTCGTTGTGCGGACTTTCATGACCAGCTTCAATGAGCAAGCGACATGCCAATACGGCGAAAATATATTTCGGAACAATTCAGGATAGTTACAGGAGGCGGCGGTTTGACGCCGGCAGGGGGGCGGGGATATCCCCGGAGGGGGGTTGGTGATTTCACCGATTGGGGATTTCCCCGACCCGAACAGGTGATATCACCGTTTCACGATCGGCTGCACCGCTCCGCAGAGTGCGGCACTCGAGAGAAATCCCGTCCGCAAGCCAATTCCCGGCGAACGGCTCCGTCCATTGCGAACGGTATGGGAATTGCTAAAATGTTCGCCGATGCCGAAAAGAAACGTACTGATCGCCGACGATGACACCCTGTTCTGCTGGGCGCTCCAGAAGGAGCTGACCTCCTGCGGGCTGGATGCTTTCATCGCTAACACCGGCCGGGAATGCCTCGATGCGCTCTTGCGGAACTGCTTCGACTTGTTGTTCCTCGACATCCACCTCCCGGACGCGAACGGCCTGGACCTCATGAAAACGATCCGGAAGGATTCACCTGGTACCCGCATTGCCGTCATCAGTTGGGACGGCAGCGCCGCGAACAAGGAGGCCGCCCTCGCGGCCGGGGCGATGCAGTTCCTGGAAAAGCCCTTCGACATCGAAGTGGTCTCCCGCTTCGTGTCCGACGCGTTCCGGATAGAGCCGTGCCAGCGGAAGCACTCCCGCTACCTGTGCAACTTTCCCCTGCGGCTGTCCGTGGTCGCGCCCGCCCCGGAAGAAGCGCAGTTCTACCTCGGCAGCATGAGCGGCACGGCGGTCGACGTCGGGAAGGCCGGGATCCGGCTGACAACCGAATACCCGTTGCGGACCGGACAGAGCGTCCGCCTCCGGTTCGACGGCGAAGCCGACCCGTTCACGGGCATGGTTCCCGGGGGAGTGTGCGCGGAGGTCGTCTGGGCGGTGCCCGGACGCGCACGGTCCACCGCGGGGCTGCGCTTTCTTCCCGGGAATCCATTTTCTTCCTAAAGTTTTCCTTCCGCCTGCCGATCTTCCTCCTGGGAGCGGTTCTCGCCGCCCGGGAGATTCCTCATGTACCGACTTGCGATTGTCACGCTTGCCATGGTGGTCCTCGCCGCCCCCGCGGCGGCATTCCACGACGGAGGCGTCGGGGAATGCACCGGGTGCCATGCCATGCACCGTCCCAATGCCGGGACGGGAGGGGCGGGCGCCGG contains the following coding sequences:
- a CDS encoding response regulator, encoding MPKRNVLIADDDTLFCWALQKELTSCGLDAFIANTGRECLDALLRNCFDLLFLDIHLPDANGLDLMKTIRKDSPGTRIAVISWDGSAANKEAALAAGAMQFLEKPFDIEVVSRFVSDAFRIEPCQRKHSRYLCNFPLRLSVVAPAPEEAQFYLGSMSGTAVDVGKAGIRLTTEYPLRTGQSVRLRFDGEADPFTGMVPGGVCAEVVWAVPGRARSTAGLRFLPGNPFSS